The Rhodospirillaceae bacterium genome has a window encoding:
- a CDS encoding phosphoadenylyl-sulfate reductase, with translation MMGLTIQEAKLKFKDISGADLVASAIEAFRGELAFVSSFGTESAVLLHMASKIDQAVPIIFLDTGKIFGPTRTYQKNLADHLGLTNVRRVQPSPAVLKNEDSSGALWSTDPDRCCAIRKVEPLATALEGFSAWVTGRKRFQNKERTRAEPVEIQDDRLVLSPLLGWSKTDLNSYFEKHELPHHPLEKEGYLSVGCYTCTTAVANDEDIRAGRWRGRSKTECGIHRPARKQTA, from the coding sequence ATGATGGGACTCACTATTCAAGAGGCGAAGCTGAAGTTCAAAGATATCTCCGGGGCAGATCTCGTCGCTTCTGCAATAGAGGCGTTCCGGGGTGAATTAGCATTTGTCTCATCCTTTGGCACAGAGTCAGCCGTCTTGCTTCATATGGCGTCAAAAATTGATCAGGCTGTTCCAATCATCTTTCTCGATACAGGCAAGATATTTGGCCCAACGCGGACATATCAAAAAAATCTAGCTGATCATCTGGGGCTGACCAACGTTCGGCGAGTTCAGCCAAGTCCGGCAGTGCTTAAGAACGAGGATAGCTCAGGTGCGTTGTGGTCGACAGACCCTGATAGATGCTGCGCGATACGCAAAGTAGAGCCACTTGCAACAGCACTTGAAGGTTTCAGCGCCTGGGTCACAGGGCGTAAAAGATTCCAAAATAAAGAGCGCACGCGCGCGGAGCCGGTTGAAATTCAAGACGACAGATTGGTGCTAAGCCCTTTGCTGGGCTGGTCGAAGACGGATTTGAACAGCTATTTCGAAAAGCACGAGCTGCCGCATCATCCCTTAGAGAAAGAAGGGTATCTGTCGGTTGGTTGCTACACTTGCACGACAGCAGTGGCGAATGATGAGGATATAAGGGCCGGCCGTTGGCGAGGCCGTTCCAAAACAGAGTGCGGCATTCACAGACCTGCACGAAAACAAACTGCGTGA
- the cysD gene encoding sulfate adenylyltransferase subunit CysD yields the protein MDHLTQLEGESIYILREARNRFDRLGMLWSLGKDSNVMIWLARKAFLGRVPFPVIHLDTGLEFDETYAFRAKYKDVWGLDLIADDCPPIEATDPTLPSGARVAARKSLGLNQAIDRYAFEGLIAGIRRDEQSTRAKERVFSPRSSSNGWDVRSQPPEFWNQFNTDFAPGTHVRVHPLLNWTEVDIWRYIERESIPVVDLYFAKNGRRFRSLGEKGITETVPSEADSIQAIIAELETTKTSERAGRTMDHESEDAFERLRVSGYL from the coding sequence ATGGATCATTTGACCCAGTTGGAAGGCGAGAGCATTTACATTTTGCGCGAGGCGCGAAATCGTTTTGATCGTCTCGGTATGCTTTGGTCGTTGGGAAAAGATTCCAATGTGATGATTTGGCTTGCTCGCAAGGCATTCCTTGGTCGCGTGCCATTTCCCGTCATTCACTTGGATACTGGCTTGGAATTCGATGAAACCTATGCCTTTCGGGCTAAGTATAAAGATGTTTGGGGCCTTGATCTTATTGCCGACGATTGTCCGCCGATAGAAGCTACTGATCCAACGTTACCAAGTGGCGCTCGCGTTGCCGCTCGGAAATCTTTAGGGCTTAACCAAGCGATTGACCGCTATGCATTTGAGGGCCTGATCGCTGGCATTCGGCGTGATGAACAGTCGACCCGCGCTAAAGAACGTGTTTTTAGTCCAAGGTCGTCGTCTAACGGGTGGGATGTGCGGTCTCAACCACCGGAATTCTGGAACCAATTCAACACGGATTTCGCACCTGGCACTCATGTCAGAGTTCATCCGCTTCTCAATTGGACCGAGGTTGATATTTGGCGCTATATCGAACGAGAAAGCATTCCAGTCGTCGATTTATACTTTGCCAAGAATGGCAGGCGATTCCGTTCTCTAGGCGAAAAGGGAATCACCGAGACGGTCCCCAGCGAAGCCGATTCCATTCAAGCCATTATCGCTGAGCTTGAAACTACCAAAACCTCGGAGCGCGCCGGGCGAACAATGGATCACGAAAGCGAAGATGCATTCGAAAGACTGCGCGTTAGCGGTTACTTGTAA
- the cysC gene encoding adenylyl-sulfate kinase, with product MTKFLKPYPIVVVGHVDHGKSTLIGRLLHDSGKLGDGKADEIHAASKRRNREDEFAFALDSLRLERDQGITVDTSRVWFKTEKRPYVIIDAPGHFEFVRNMVTGAHAAEGAVLVVDIGEGISEQTRRHAFLLTILGISKVIVAVNKMDMVKYDEAKFKALAGDINEFLSGIGITPIFIIPISAKAGLGVAHHGDETQWFAGPSILEGLDLFPEPESIKDAPFRMSVQDVYKEGDNRIAVGRIDAGSLRVGDAVVLQPSGRVLTLAKFQPWSDDTSQISATAGQSVALNFEQAAFVQRGDLLVAQESRAQTASSVQAQVFWLHVDPLNLGDVVNLRLGAAKHEVVVTAIDSVVDLQSLENHDGNSIPCNGVATVTLVARSTIVFDTDHNSPMARAVLSRDLAVAGGALIVGPGEKLGKDASQNLTPVPSAVARRERSAWFGHKGGVFWFTGLSGSGKSTIASLLERRLFDLGVHTIVLDGDSVRNGLNQDLGFSEDDRTENLRRVAHVARLMSDNGSVVITSFIAPAESDRQAARSIIGENFHEVYVKASVDTCEQRDPKGLYKKARLGEISDFTGVSADYDPPKNPEIILDTEMLTVEAAVDHALRHILDAVDHVSVKQQEATLQVAVKA from the coding sequence ATGACTAAATTTTTAAAACCTTATCCGATCGTTGTTGTTGGTCATGTGGACCACGGCAAGTCCACTTTAATCGGTCGACTTCTACATGATTCGGGCAAGCTGGGTGATGGCAAAGCAGATGAAATTCACGCCGCATCAAAGCGGCGAAATAGAGAAGATGAATTTGCGTTTGCTTTAGACTCCTTGCGCCTCGAGCGCGACCAGGGCATCACCGTTGATACGAGCCGGGTGTGGTTTAAAACCGAGAAGCGGCCTTACGTCATTATTGATGCGCCGGGGCATTTCGAGTTCGTTCGTAATATGGTGACTGGTGCTCATGCGGCAGAAGGGGCCGTGCTGGTGGTCGATATTGGCGAGGGTATCTCAGAGCAAACCCGTCGTCATGCGTTTCTGCTGACCATCCTCGGCATAAGTAAGGTTATTGTCGCTGTTAACAAGATGGACATGGTCAAATATGACGAAGCCAAGTTCAAAGCGCTCGCGGGCGATATTAATGAGTTTCTATCTGGTATCGGTATAACGCCAATCTTCATCATACCAATCTCTGCCAAAGCGGGTCTGGGTGTCGCGCATCATGGCGATGAAACACAATGGTTCGCGGGGCCAAGTATTTTAGAGGGGCTTGATCTCTTCCCTGAACCAGAAAGTATAAAAGACGCACCGTTTCGGATGAGCGTCCAAGACGTTTACAAAGAGGGTGACAACAGAATTGCGGTTGGCCGTATTGACGCGGGTAGCTTGCGGGTCGGGGATGCTGTGGTTCTACAACCGAGCGGTCGTGTGCTTACACTCGCGAAGTTCCAGCCTTGGAGTGACGATACGTCACAGATTTCTGCGACTGCAGGACAGTCAGTGGCACTGAATTTTGAACAGGCGGCGTTTGTCCAGCGAGGGGACCTTCTGGTGGCGCAAGAGTCTCGGGCACAGACCGCTTCATCTGTGCAGGCACAGGTATTCTGGTTGCATGTGGACCCTCTCAATCTTGGTGATGTGGTGAACTTGCGGCTGGGGGCGGCAAAGCATGAAGTGGTTGTTACCGCTATAGATTCGGTTGTTGACTTACAGTCCCTCGAAAATCATGACGGGAATTCTATCCCCTGTAACGGTGTTGCCACTGTTACGCTGGTCGCTCGGTCCACCATTGTGTTTGATACGGACCATAACAGTCCCATGGCGAGAGCTGTTTTGTCACGTGATTTGGCTGTGGCTGGCGGTGCACTCATCGTTGGTCCAGGGGAAAAATTAGGTAAAGATGCTTCGCAAAACTTAACACCTGTCCCGAGTGCAGTTGCGCGCCGTGAGCGCTCTGCTTGGTTCGGCCATAAAGGTGGCGTTTTTTGGTTTACTGGGCTTTCAGGCTCGGGCAAATCTACAATAGCTTCGCTACTTGAGCGGCGGTTGTTTGATCTGGGTGTGCATACCATTGTTCTCGATGGCGACAGCGTCCGCAATGGATTGAATCAGGACCTTGGATTTTCTGAAGATGATCGTACTGAAAATCTTCGGCGTGTGGCCCATGTGGCGCGTCTTATGTCTGACAATGGTTCAGTCGTTATTACTTCTTTCATCGCTCCTGCTGAGTCAGACCGTCAAGCCGCGCGGTCCATCATTGGAGAAAATTTCCACGAAGTTTATGTGAAGGCTTCAGTAGATACCTGTGAGCAACGTGATCCAAAGGGCCTCTATAAGAAAGCTCGTTTGGGTGAGATATCTGATTTTACGGGTGTATCCGCAGACTATGATCCGCCAAAGAATCCGGAAATCATCCTGGATACGGAAATGCTCACTGTAGAAGCCGCCGTAGACCATGCCTTGAGACATATTCTTGATGCGGTTGATCACGTGAGCGTAAAGCAACAAGAGGCCACCCTTCAAGTCGCAGTAAAGGCTTAG
- the hemA gene encoding 5-aminolevulinate synthase, whose protein sequence is MSFVELSHPKSEQTAAASELSGVVDYEGVFATQLNELKAAGHYRTFARLERVPGAFPEALLHEGERRVPVTVWCANDYLGMGQHPVVEAAMHDAATQFGAGAGGTRNIAGTHDVHARLEQELCELHRKDSALLFTSGYVANEAALSTLASRLPAAVVLSDEKNHASMIAGIRHSKAEKRIFRHNDVAHLDELLSGINFKRPKIIACESVYSMDGTVAPLAEMVDVAKRHNALIYVDEVHAVGLYGREGAGIAAAQGVDHEIDFIQGTLAKAFGVMGGYVAGSRRGIDFIRSFAPGFIFTTALSPVLANAALESIKHVRSNTDGLRNMHKRQVERLKQALRSRRVSFRDEASHIVPVIIGNAFATREAARLLMERYRIYVQPIFAPTVEPGTARLRLTPTPLHTDYMIEELADALVDVLGTIQSLRETSHELA, encoded by the coding sequence ATGTCTTTCGTAGAGCTATCACATCCTAAATCGGAGCAGACGGCTGCAGCCTCTGAATTGTCTGGTGTGGTTGATTATGAAGGCGTGTTTGCGACCCAATTGAATGAATTGAAAGCAGCGGGGCACTATCGAACCTTTGCGCGTTTAGAACGGGTGCCGGGTGCATTTCCAGAAGCGCTCCTACATGAAGGAGAACGTAGGGTTCCCGTTACGGTGTGGTGCGCCAATGATTATCTCGGTATGGGGCAGCATCCAGTTGTGGAAGCGGCCATGCATGATGCTGCTACTCAATTCGGAGCTGGCGCAGGTGGCACACGCAATATTGCAGGCACTCATGATGTCCATGCGCGACTAGAGCAGGAATTGTGTGAACTTCATCGAAAAGACTCAGCTTTGTTGTTCACCTCTGGCTATGTTGCGAATGAGGCAGCCTTATCTACGCTGGCGTCTCGATTGCCGGCTGCGGTTGTCTTGTCCGATGAAAAAAATCACGCTTCCATGATTGCGGGTATTCGGCATAGCAAGGCGGAGAAACGTATTTTTCGTCACAATGATGTCGCCCATTTAGATGAATTGCTTTCAGGTATAAATTTTAAGCGTCCGAAAATCATTGCCTGCGAGTCTGTCTATTCAATGGATGGAACCGTAGCGCCGCTAGCAGAAATGGTTGACGTCGCTAAGCGGCATAATGCTCTGATCTATGTGGATGAAGTACATGCCGTCGGTCTCTATGGCCGTGAAGGAGCAGGTATTGCCGCCGCCCAAGGTGTTGATCATGAGATTGATTTTATACAAGGGACCTTAGCCAAAGCATTTGGCGTGATGGGTGGCTATGTTGCTGGCTCTCGCCGAGGCATCGATTTCATTCGGAGCTTTGCTCCGGGTTTCATTTTTACAACAGCCTTGTCTCCGGTTCTAGCCAACGCAGCGCTGGAATCCATAAAGCATGTCCGTAGTAATACGGACGGTCTTCGCAACATGCATAAGCGTCAGGTCGAACGCCTCAAACAGGCATTGCGGAGTCGACGTGTTTCCTTTCGCGATGAAGCGTCTCACATTGTGCCTGTTATTATTGGGAATGCCTTTGCGACACGTGAAGCTGCGCGCCTTTTGATGGAGCGCTATCGCATCTACGTTCAGCCTATTTTTGCACCGACTGTTGAACCCGGAACGGCACGCCTGCGTCTGACCCCGACACCATTGCATACTGATTATATGATTGAGGAACTGGCTGATGCGTTAGTGGATGTGTTGGGCACTATTCAGAGTTTGAGGGAGACATCTCATGAATTGGCCTAA
- the hemC gene encoding hydroxymethylbilane synthase encodes MNWPKLRIGTRPSRLARVQIAMVRHELCRLIPDLEDKIEVVVFETPGDQDRKLSLEDLGGRGVFTDTLDAAVAAGEIDCVVHAMKDMAPALPETLIIGATLEREDPREVLVSPKYANLDAIPKGAVFGSSSIRRRALLRRLRPDLNFDLLRGNVEERIAQLGERDLDGTILAYAGLARLGLLAYARQVFPLNVLPPDPAQGAIGIICHSENFAVRRALQLINHSETFAEVEAERAVLQSLPHPDALAMGAIARVTGQSLVLSATLVSEDGAQEWSNTLEGSTADAAQIGLRMGAILREPAQVLLSA; translated from the coding sequence ATGAATTGGCCTAAGCTAAGGATTGGCACGCGGCCTAGCCGGTTGGCCCGGGTCCAAATCGCCATGGTACGCCATGAGTTGTGTCGTTTAATTCCCGATCTGGAAGACAAAATAGAAGTTGTTGTGTTTGAGACGCCGGGTGATCAGGACCGTAAATTATCCTTAGAAGATTTAGGGGGTAGAGGTGTTTTTACCGATACATTAGATGCTGCCGTTGCAGCCGGAGAGATAGACTGCGTGGTGCACGCTATGAAGGATATGGCACCAGCGTTACCTGAGACATTGATCATCGGTGCTACGCTTGAGAGGGAAGACCCGAGAGAAGTGCTCGTTTCACCTAAATACGCAAATCTGGATGCTATTCCAAAAGGGGCGGTGTTCGGTTCGTCTTCAATTCGTCGCCGGGCGTTGCTCCGCCGCCTGAGACCAGATCTCAATTTTGATTTGCTGCGCGGTAATGTCGAAGAGCGTATTGCGCAGTTGGGTGAGCGTGATTTAGATGGCACTATTCTTGCCTACGCTGGCTTAGCGAGGTTAGGGCTCCTTGCATATGCGCGTCAGGTATTTCCATTGAATGTCCTTCCCCCAGACCCGGCGCAAGGGGCCATCGGTATAATTTGTCATTCTGAAAACTTCGCCGTACGCCGTGCTTTGCAGCTGATTAACCACTCCGAAACGTTTGCTGAGGTGGAGGCTGAACGCGCCGTTCTTCAGTCATTGCCGCACCCAGATGCCCTGGCTATGGGTGCTATTGCCCGTGTCACAGGGCAGAGTTTGGTGCTCTCAGCAACCCTCGTCTCAGAAGATGGGGCGCAGGAATGGTCCAATACTCTTGAAGGTTCTACTGCAGATGCAGCACAGATTGGCTTGCGTATGGGTGCTATCTTGCGTGAGCCAGCCCAGGTTTTATTGTCCGCATGA
- a CDS encoding uroporphyrinogen-III synthase has product MILNVRPSQYHADFQCALGYLGVKVVPCPVLSLLELPWSAQGLQNFDALIVTSQAAIDILERKTAARHFRVYAVGPGTAGAARAAGYLDTVEGGGTAEQLLRVLDAASFRKALYVSAQNVSRDLTKDRPDRIVRQVVYDMVPTQGLTKVVIDAIRSTPRFIVPFYSPRSLQIFEALIKSHNLENSLSKAKAVVIHPRLLDDMALSWGKRLIASSPNGAGMIHAIKDNVIDLGIKSSMPEAA; this is encoded by the coding sequence ATGATCCTGAATGTTCGTCCTTCCCAGTATCACGCCGACTTTCAATGTGCTTTAGGGTATCTGGGGGTAAAGGTGGTGCCTTGCCCTGTTCTGTCCCTGCTTGAGCTTCCTTGGTCTGCTCAAGGATTACAGAACTTTGATGCTCTGATTGTTACCAGTCAAGCTGCCATAGATATTCTCGAGCGGAAAACAGCGGCACGACATTTCCGGGTATATGCGGTTGGTCCTGGTACAGCCGGTGCAGCTCGGGCTGCAGGATATCTTGATACGGTTGAGGGTGGTGGAACGGCAGAGCAGCTTTTACGCGTGCTGGATGCGGCCTCTTTTCGCAAAGCGCTTTATGTCTCAGCGCAAAATGTGTCACGTGATTTAACCAAAGACAGGCCAGACAGGATTGTGCGGCAGGTGGTTTACGATATGGTGCCGACACAGGGGCTAACTAAGGTTGTTATTGATGCGATCCGTTCAACACCACGCTTCATCGTTCCCTTCTATTCACCGCGTTCTCTCCAGATTTTTGAAGCGCTCATCAAGTCTCATAATCTGGAAAATAGTTTGTCAAAGGCTAAGGCGGTCGTAATTCATCCACGCCTGTTAGACGACATGGCGCTCTCTTGGGGGAAGCGTTTGATTGCATCCAGCCCAAACGGCGCTGGTATGATCCATGCAATTAAGGACAACGTCATAGACCTTGGCATCAAATCTTCGATGCCTGAAGCGGCCTGA
- the hemB gene encoding porphobilinogen synthase gives MSTIKSAPAASFPASRPRRVRQSAWVRNLVRETSVQPTDLVLPLFVVEGKNQRIPIKSLQGVERLSIDLVVEVATRAAGLGIPAVALFPVVDIALKTEGGEESYNPGSLICRAVKAVKQKVPEIGVICDVALDSYTTHGHDGLLAKNKVLNDESVEVLVRQALALAAAGCDVIAPSDMMDGRVGAIRAALEDNGFPDMLILSYAVKYASCFYGPFRDAVGSSVALGGADKKTYQMDPANSAEALREVGLDIAEGADMVMIKPGQPYLDVIRNVSQATDVPLFAYQVSGEYAMLCLGAEHGLFDKTTAILESLIAFKRAGATGIFTYAALDIATHLQEVR, from the coding sequence ATGTCGACAATAAAATCAGCACCGGCGGCAAGCTTTCCGGCGTCGCGACCGCGGCGGGTGCGTCAGTCAGCTTGGGTTCGCAATCTCGTGCGGGAAACGAGCGTTCAGCCCACTGATCTGGTCTTACCTCTATTCGTGGTGGAGGGAAAGAATCAGAGAATACCTATTAAGAGCCTGCAGGGCGTTGAACGCTTGTCCATAGATTTGGTTGTCGAGGTGGCAACTCGAGCTGCGGGTCTCGGCATTCCTGCTGTAGCTCTTTTTCCTGTGGTGGATATCGCCCTCAAAACGGAAGGGGGCGAAGAGTCTTATAACCCGGGTTCTCTGATTTGCCGGGCCGTAAAGGCTGTGAAGCAGAAAGTGCCTGAGATCGGTGTGATCTGTGATGTGGCGCTAGACTCATACACGACGCATGGGCATGATGGTTTGCTTGCCAAAAATAAAGTGCTCAATGACGAGTCAGTCGAAGTACTCGTGCGTCAAGCGTTAGCCTTGGCTGCTGCCGGCTGTGATGTGATTGCGCCGTCAGACATGATGGACGGACGTGTTGGAGCCATAAGGGCAGCATTGGAAGACAACGGCTTTCCGGACATGCTTATCCTTTCTTATGCGGTTAAATATGCATCCTGTTTTTACGGTCCGTTTCGTGACGCTGTAGGGTCGTCTGTTGCCTTGGGCGGCGCTGACAAGAAAACCTATCAAATGGACCCCGCCAATTCTGCTGAAGCCCTGCGCGAGGTTGGATTGGATATCGCGGAAGGTGCCGATATGGTCATGATCAAGCCCGGCCAGCCTTATCTTGATGTCATACGCAATGTGTCACAGGCGACAGATGTTCCTTTGTTTGCATACCAAGTCAGCGGTGAGTACGCGATGTTATGCCTTGGCGCTGAACATGGACTGTTTGATAAGACAACGGCTATCCTTGAGTCCTTGATAGCGTTTAAGCGTGCGGGCGCGACAGGCATATTCACATATGCGGCGCTCGACATCGCGACTCACCTCCAAGAGGTGCGCTAA
- a CDS encoding NAD(P)-dependent oxidoreductase — protein MLPLMLNVSAMPVAVIGNGFSAAMRLRTLQASGASNIVTYATAPEQEVADLAGEALYNRLPTDEDFKTARFGLVYVCDIPEPETHEMVKASHAIGAFVNVHDRQDLCDFHMPAILRRGHLQVTVSTDGKVAGLSRILRDFLRDHVFGPEWEQRVSELGAHRAEWVEKKLPFSELRDRVNNYVAKRKWL, from the coding sequence ATGCTTCCTTTAATGCTGAATGTATCTGCAATGCCTGTTGCGGTCATTGGCAACGGATTTTCGGCAGCCATGCGATTGAGAACGCTGCAGGCCAGCGGCGCGAGTAATATTGTTACTTATGCGACTGCACCGGAGCAAGAGGTCGCTGATCTTGCAGGTGAGGCTTTGTACAATCGTCTGCCGACAGATGAGGACTTCAAGACGGCGCGGTTTGGTCTCGTTTATGTCTGTGATATTCCGGAGCCTGAAACACATGAGATGGTTAAGGCTTCACATGCTATTGGTGCATTTGTGAATGTTCATGACCGACAGGACCTTTGTGATTTTCATATGCCTGCTATTCTCAGGCGCGGGCATTTACAGGTTACCGTCTCGACCGATGGTAAAGTAGCCGGTCTCTCTCGCATACTTCGTGATTTTCTTCGGGATCATGTGTTTGGTCCGGAGTGGGAGCAGCGGGTGAGTGAACTTGGCGCACATCGCGCTGAATGGGTGGAGAAAAAACTGCCTTTTTCTGAGCTCAGAGATCGCGTTAACAATTACGTAGCAAAAAGAAAGTGGCTGTGA
- a CDS encoding 3-keto-5-aminohexanoate cleavage protein — MNTDVVLTCALTGAGDTAGKSEHVPVTPEQIAAAAVEAAQAGASVVHVHVRDPDTGKGGRDPTHFREVVDRIRESGTDIVLNLTVGMGAQMQLADMDPRKTGEGTDIVPAEERFRHIEELKPEICTLDCGTMNFGEDTVVINRLMDLRWMAKRARELGVKPELEVFDMGQMQQALTLMREGLIADPPLFQFCLDIASGAPATAEAMMAMRSMLPVGANWAAFGISRAQMPMVAQAMLLGGNCRVGLEDSLYLSKGVLATNGQLVAKAKRIIEELGGQVLSPKAARDKLHLTKQ; from the coding sequence ATGAATACAGACGTCGTCCTTACTTGTGCACTAACGGGCGCTGGCGATACTGCTGGCAAGAGTGAGCATGTCCCTGTGACGCCGGAGCAGATTGCGGCTGCCGCTGTTGAGGCAGCTCAAGCTGGTGCATCTGTGGTTCACGTTCATGTTCGTGATCCAGACACGGGCAAGGGGGGGCGTGATCCGACTCATTTCCGTGAAGTTGTTGATCGTATTCGTGAGTCGGGAACTGACATCGTATTGAACTTAACGGTCGGTATGGGAGCCCAGATGCAATTGGCCGATATGGATCCCCGCAAGACCGGAGAAGGCACAGATATCGTGCCGGCAGAGGAGCGCTTTCGCCATATCGAAGAACTCAAACCAGAGATTTGTACGCTTGACTGTGGCACTATGAACTTCGGCGAAGACACGGTGGTCATCAATCGCCTTATGGATTTGAGATGGATGGCGAAGCGAGCTCGTGAACTTGGTGTTAAACCTGAGCTCGAAGTCTTTGATATGGGGCAGATGCAACAGGCGCTCACGCTCATGCGTGAGGGGCTTATTGCTGATCCGCCGCTGTTCCAATTTTGCTTGGATATTGCCAGTGGTGCGCCAGCAACGGCAGAGGCTATGATGGCGATGCGGTCCATGTTACCTGTCGGGGCCAATTGGGCGGCGTTTGGAATTTCCCGGGCGCAGATGCCGATGGTGGCACAAGCCATGTTGCTGGGTGGCAATTGCCGAGTTGGTTTAGAGGATAGTCTTTATCTTTCCAAAGGTGTGTTGGCCACAAATGGTCAGTTAGTTGCGAAAGCAAAGCGCATCATAGAGGAACTCGGAGGTCAAGTCCTGAGTCCAAAAGCCGCACGAGACAAACTCCACCTTACGAAGCAGTGA
- a CDS encoding ureidoglycolate lyase — protein MAEVVMSNEVRVLKPVKATAETLKGYGYLIGEPGISVLDKIDFYGTDVVVTQPAAFHGNDDLCLNLVSFNPRPLNVKWMEYHTKHTQTFIPLSGKPFYMVLGKPTARKADGSWEEGQENLPNLNTIQAFEFDGTGGLVMHVGTWHEVPFPIKGATHFVCICTNETNDNLEQGDHKGECEGGDLSKRNIETQFGVTLQIEPEPSNRD, from the coding sequence ATGGCTGAGGTTGTTATGAGCAATGAGGTGCGCGTTCTTAAGCCCGTCAAGGCGACGGCGGAAACTCTAAAAGGTTATGGCTATCTGATCGGCGAGCCAGGCATCAGCGTGCTTGACAAGATTGATTTTTACGGAACCGATGTCGTGGTCACACAACCGGCAGCGTTTCATGGTAATGATGACCTTTGCTTGAATCTCGTGTCCTTTAATCCGCGCCCCCTGAATGTAAAGTGGATGGAATATCACACCAAGCACACCCAGACGTTTATACCCCTCTCGGGCAAGCCGTTTTACATGGTATTGGGCAAGCCAACCGCGCGCAAAGCCGATGGGTCATGGGAGGAAGGCCAAGAGAACCTGCCTAACTTGAACACCATTCAGGCGTTTGAGTTCGATGGTACCGGCGGTCTCGTTATGCATGTCGGAACCTGGCATGAAGTGCCGTTCCCGATCAAAGGTGCGACACATTTCGTCTGCATTTGTACCAATGAAACAAATGATAATCTTGAGCAAGGCGATCACAAAGGGGAGTGCGAAGGCGGCGATTTGTCTAAGCGTAACATCGAAACTCAGTTCGGTGTCACGCTTCAGATAGAGCCAGAACCATCAAATCGTGATTGA
- a CDS encoding FAD-dependent monooxygenase: MGKDVVIVGAGLGGLTAALALQKHGIEVRVLERAEELSEVGAGITLSPNATKALESVGLKSALNEFATVVSTQGVIHFQTGDVLVENDRGDEPLRKYGAHYYQAHRSDLHAALVYQVQRHDSASITLNAEVKSVSEDRGIVRAALSTGETIECAALIGCDGLRSNIRQCLFGEDNPNFTGHVAWRGLIPIADGNIFGMDLSSGLAIAPEKSFGWYPIRNGTLLNFVALAQTHEWAEEGWAIPAKIADLLNVYDGWDPRILEIIKSTPTNACFKWGLFDREPMDNWTVGAVTLLGDAAHPMLPFMGQGAAMAIEDGVVLARCIAESPDFESAFVRYEKARKDRTAFVQLESRAKGLRLEDKETEKYNKAKHRNEESVGLFEYNAATTPI, encoded by the coding sequence ATGGGTAAAGATGTTGTGATTGTTGGTGCCGGTTTGGGTGGCCTGACAGCAGCGCTGGCTTTGCAAAAGCATGGCATAGAAGTTCGCGTTTTAGAGCGCGCCGAAGAACTCTCAGAGGTTGGTGCTGGCATCACGTTGTCGCCAAATGCGACGAAGGCGTTAGAGAGCGTCGGCCTTAAGAGTGCATTAAATGAATTCGCAACCGTTGTGAGTACACAAGGAGTGATCCATTTTCAGACGGGTGACGTGCTTGTCGAGAACGACCGTGGTGATGAGCCGTTGCGTAAATATGGCGCGCATTATTACCAGGCCCATCGATCCGACTTGCATGCAGCTTTGGTTTATCAAGTGCAGCGTCATGACTCAGCGAGCATTACACTAAACGCTGAAGTGAAGAGTGTGTCCGAAGATAGAGGAATCGTTCGGGCTGCGCTCTCAACCGGAGAGACAATAGAATGTGCAGCGCTCATTGGTTGTGATGGTCTGCGTTCCAATATTCGGCAGTGTCTGTTCGGCGAAGACAACCCTAACTTTACAGGGCACGTCGCCTGGCGCGGCCTTATTCCCATCGCAGATGGAAACATATTCGGCATGGATCTGTCATCCGGATTGGCCATTGCGCCTGAGAAGTCTTTTGGATGGTATCCTATTCGCAATGGCACACTTCTGAATTTTGTCGCACTTGCTCAAACCCACGAATGGGCTGAAGAGGGCTGGGCGATTCCGGCAAAGATAGCAGACTTGTTGAACGTGTATGACGGCTGGGACCCACGCATCCTCGAAATCATCAAATCCACCCCAACGAATGCCTGTTTCAAATGGGGACTGTTTGACCGGGAGCCCATGGATAATTGGACGGTAGGTGCGGTAACTCTATTGGGGGATGCGGCGCATCCCATGCTACCGTTTATGGGACAAGGGGCAGCGATGGCCATTGAAGATGGTGTCGTTCTGGCCAGGTGTATTGCGGAGAGCCCCGATTTTGAGTCAGCCTTTGTGCGATACGAAAAGGCCCGCAAAGACCGCACAGCATTTGTTCAACTGGAATCCCGAGCCAAGGGACTGCGACTGGAAGACAAAGAGACAGAAAAATACAATAAAGCGAAGCATCGCAATGAAGAGTCGGTTGGCCTTTTCGAGTACAACGCGGCGACAACGCCAATATGA